A stretch of DNA from Aspergillus flavus chromosome 3, complete sequence:
CGTCTGGACGGATGAGATGGACATGATGACCGCAGTCAGGAAGGTAGGTAAGACGACTGTTGGACGACAATCGGAGTTGCTCAGCCTGTGCACGCTGATCATATTGATCCCAGCGGGCGAGTAGTCTGCGAAAGGCCGCGCGCTGCGCTTCAGTACCGTTGCCCGCCTCCACACCTTTCTCATATATCCGTTGGTAGTCTTGAGAGCCACGACACCGTATAACACTCAGAGGTCTAACTCCTAGTGCTTGGTTCCTATACTGCTCCTTGCTTCCTAGTGTCTTACAGACTTCAATTGCAGCTGCAGATTCAGCCTGTGATGTCGGGAGTCCTCGTGCAATGTCTGCTGCACGAGCCCTCCACTCGTCTCGAGAGAGTTGAGCACTGTCGCGTAACCCCGTGACCTGGCTGAATTTGAGGTCACCCAGTACAGCGTTGATGTCCAGATCTGGATCGTCTAATAGCTCTGCTTGCCTCTCCGTCGATGCATCCGCGAGCACCATTCCGGCTACTTCCTCGGGGTAGAGGTGCAGGTACTCGCGCGCAACAATACCACCATAGGAGTGAGCAACTaagaggaggggaggggTCAGGTCCGCGCTGTGTAGCAATTGATGCAGCTCGGTGGCTGCTGTTGTGGCCGTTGGCTTCATAGGCCCATCTTGACTGCGTCCTAGGCCGGATCGGTCATAAAGGACAACGGGTGCAAATGTACCCACGAGCCTTTCAACCGTGACGTAGGACGAAGCGACATCTCCTGCACCTGCGAGAAAGATAACAAGCGGCTCCCCAGTCCTACGAGCGACCCCGCCtatggagaggaagaggctgtGTGTCCCGATGGAGAACATCGCGCCGCTTTGGCTACCGTGTGTATCGGACGTCATGAGGCAATGGATATCTATAGCATGATCTGGTATTGAACTGGTGGGACTTCGGATCTAACTCGTGGAGTTAGAAGAGGTTCCTGTGTTATGTCCGATGTTGGGATTTAATCGGTCTTTGTTGTACCATATCACGTGGGAGGAGACAATCTCACTGCGTTCATCATTTCTCGACGAAAGATATTCGTCAGTTGCCTCTGGTACCACAGTGATCAACTCTGGTAGAGCAACACTCCTTGTCAAAAATGATTAACATGGTTCCTCGACATCCTTATGAGTTTTCGGAGAGTTACTATGCGGTGCACGAGCTATTActggaagaagccaagcatGAGCATTTAGTGACTTTAGGCTTACCAGTCACACAGGTAGCTGGACATGTGTTTTAAAGATAGGACTCCTCTTTTCTGGTTGTTTACAACCAAACTAGCCAAGCATTGAGGCTTGCAGACTGGGCTAATTCATCATAGGTCCTGAAGAATCCTTGAGGCCCATACCGTGTTGAATTGCAACCTGACTCGTCCACTCAGGTAGTAAGAACAGCTGTGTGCATCATCCTTAATGTACAACGCAAGGCAGCTTCATCGAGGCATGGACAGATAAGATAATAACGTTATTATTGGTTAATGAAGCTACTTGTATAACTTAGGAAATCGGGATACAATTGCCTCTTAGAGCACATGTGACCATTGAACCCTTTATTTCCGGGCGAGTGAATCATTTTCCTTGTCTGCATGGCATACTGAGGCAACTGAAGGACTTTTCGTTGAATTTCAATTAATTCACTACCGTGGGAGGCTAAACAAGTGGGATTTCTTTGTATAAGAAAGCCGCTTTCTGGTTAATGAGAGCTACTTCAATATTTTCATCCCATGCGGCTAGCCGATTAATATGTTTCTTGATTCTTAGCCACACAATTCTGTCTTCGATCTGCTACAATGATCATAGATCTTTCTATCTCCGCTCTTACGTTTTTCTTAGTGACGTATCTGCACATCTCCACGGCCTCTTCCCTGCCTGTGGTTGATCTAGGTTATGAGCTCCATCAAGCATTCTCGCTAAATGTAAAGCACAGCTCACCACAAAAACCAAGGCATTAGCGACTGACACTATCCCAGGAGACTACTAAACTCTACAACTTTAGTAACATCAGATACGCAGCTCCACCTCTAGGAAACCTACGGTTTCGAGCCCCGTTGCCGCCTAAGGTGAACCGCACTAAAGTCCAGACAGGGACAGTAGGTAGAATTTGCCCACAAGCTACGCCGATATGGAGCAGATATATTATGCCGCAGTTTTTGACAAGCTACTTCACAAACGCAACGTTTAGCGCTTCCCTCGATGTCTCCTCCTACCCTGTCCCACTCATCCAGGACCCCAGAATCTCGGAAGATTGTCTTTTCCTTGATGTTGTGGTTCCACAGAAAGTATTTGACCGAGCTCAGGGCGAAACCCCGGTACCTAAAGAAAGTTTGGCTCCGGTCATCGTTTATTTCTATGGCGGAGGGTATGTTCTAGGCGATAAGGGTGGTGTTGATCCATCTGGTCTCATTCAACGAAGTCAACAGCAGGGGAAGGACGGGGTCATATATGTGGCTCTGAACTACAGGGTAAGTATCTCAGTCTTTATAGGTGAAAACAAAAGGACACCCTATCGTTGACTACAATTCATAGCTCGGTGCATTTGGCTGGCTTGCTGGTCACACAGTATCCCGCAAAGGAACCCCCAACGCCGCACTTCATGACCAACGACTCGGCTTGACCTGGGTAGCTCAGAATATTCATCTGTTCGGAGGTGATGCCGACCGAGTCACTGTCATGGGCGTATCTGCTGGATCAGGGTCCATCCTTCATCAACTCACTGCGTACAAAGGGCTCCAGGGACCTTCCCTATTCCAACAGGCCATCCTACAAAGCCCCTCCTGGGAGCCGAACTATGACACAGACAAGCAGGAACGGACATTTCGTCAATATCTCAAGCTCCTCAACGTCAGCACCATCGAAGAGGCTCGCCAGTTACCTTCCGAAAAACTCATTGCTGCCAACACCCATCAGGTTTCAAGCTCACCCTACGGAACATTCACTTACGGCCCCGTGGTGGACGGCGTCTTTGTTGCCGGTCTCCCGGGCAAACTTCTGCTGCGCGGGGAGTTCGATCATAGCGTCAGGATATTGAACGGTCATACTTTGAACGAAGCTCTCATGTACACGCCTCCATCCAGTTTTCAAGAACGGGGTTTACTCGCACTCATGGACGAGCATTTCTTTGACCTTTCGGAAGATATGAAAGAGACCATCGTAAATGTTCTATATCCACCCATTCTGGATGGGAAGTACGGGTACCTCGGCTGGGTCGAGCGAGTCTCTTCCGCCCTCTCAGACATATGCTTTCAGTGTAATTCATACCACTTGAATCACGCATACAGTAACAGCACTTACACCTACGTATTCTCCATCCCTCCCGCTATGCACTGGATGGATCATCCCTACTCATTCTACATTAAAGGTGGAAAGCCTTTAGTTGAGAATCCTCTCTTCCAAGTGACAAACGAGACGGTGGCCTTTATCCTGCAAGACTACGTTACAAGTTTTGTTCAAACGGGAAAGCCGACTTCTTCATTAGCCCCGGCCCTCGAGATATGCGGCCCGGAGAGCCGTGTGGTCAGTATAGGATCAAACAATATCACGCGGATGCGTGATCCAGCTTGCAATGCTCGGTGTGTTTACTGGCAAACTGCGTTTGCCTACAGTCGGGACGACTTGTGAGGCGTATTTCGGTTATTGCATGATGGGTAATGGTTTTGAGAGGTTGGATCAACGCAGATTGTATGGCTGTCGAGACTATGAGGAGTTGCTTTTCAGACTGTAGTGTACAGTGCATACGTACTTCGGGAAGAAAATTGTCAACTAATTTAATATGTTGTGCTATCAAAGactctcttctctcatttGACTCATATTCTGCTACGAACCCCCTAAATCCACATGCACCGTTTATATGAACACATCCCAACTCTCGTATCCTAGGCCTCGTATAAAGGCACAGTCATACATGAACAAGACCCGCACTTCCCCATAGATAACTATAAATAGCCTTCGCCGTCCCTggaaaatctatataaaacCCGCGACCACCCATCACATACAGCTACTCAACATATCACCAGCCTTCCCAAACACCATAAATAGAAGAAACCCTAAAACAACAACGCGCAATGGAATCCAACAAAATCCCCAACTACAACCCCCAAGAACACCTTACAACCGACATACGAACCGAAATCCCCGCCGAAACAGTCACCACCATAACATCGCAGGCCCCCTTCGTCACCATCCCGGGACTCTTCAACATCCGCGACCTCAGCAGCGGCAATCTGCGCCCGGGATATGCCTACCGCTCCGGCGTTCTAGCCAACATCTCAGACGAGGGCAAAACATCCCTCCGCAATCTAGGGATATCCACCATCTTCGACCTGCGCAGACCAGATGAACGGACTAAATCACCTAGCCCTGTCATCGAGGGCGTCGAGACCGTCTGGGAACCGTATATCCGCGAGCCGGGTCCGATCAATCCTCTAGACttcaaggaagaggatcagGGCGTCTCCGGGTTTCTGAGCATGTTTATGTGTATCATGGAGATCTCGACACCGATCTTTAGGAAGGTCTTTCTGCATATTAGGGATTGTCCGCAGAGACcgtttctttttcattgttCTGGTATGTATTTATGACATTTTGCTTTTATTCTGTGTGTTCATTCTGTTGAATGTActtatgtatatatatgtatgtgCAAGTACTAATGGCTCGGGTCAATCTATATAGCCGGTAAAGACCGTACCGGCGTCCTAGCGGCTTTAATCCTCTTGCTAGCGGATACGCCCTCCGACGCCATTGTCCATGACTTCGCTCTTAGTCGCGTTGGAATCGAACCCGCTCGAAAAATGCTTATGGCGGCCTTTCCGACCCTCTCCGGCGCTGTGACTCCGGAGAATGCCGGGTGGCTGGAACTGATGAGCGCGCGGGCTCCTGCGATGGTTGCGTTCTTGGAGACGGTTGAGCAGTCTTTCGGGGGCGTGATGGGGTATTTGACGGGCGTGCTGGGGTTCTcggatgaggatgtggaaATTATGCGGGCGAATTTGAAGGGGAACTTGGAATTAACGAACGTTCTACTTCCAGTTGGTGTATGATGGAGATACTAGTGTTCATTTGGATAGATGGGTAATGGGGAGGGACAAGTATGAACCATGGGGAGCTTCATCCTAACAAACCCCCCACCACTATGTATTCAATCGATACTTCCCCAATCAGATATCCTGACCATATCTAAGCTTTGCGACCTTTGATAGGCATAATTCAAGCCATAAACGCTATACAAATTAGGGTCCCGATACCATCACATGACATGACATCATGACCAGTATAGTCATTCCAGCATCATCATACCACCCTCTTATAATCTATGAAgccagagaaagaagaagtagCATAAATTCATCCGAGTAAAGTACCCTAACACACACGGACAAGTTTCTTCCCGCCTAAATAAACGTACAATGAACACCCTCGACACCCTAGCAACGGACCACGGCTGGGTCCATGGCGCCGTGACCAAACCCTTCACGGCCATCGTCACCCTCTACATGGGCCAGCAATTGGCGCTCGAACTTGCCGTACAGGAGATAGTCAGTGTCATCAATGAGGTATATTACGGGGGTGATAGTGATCTCGGTATCATTTCCCAGAGCCTGTTGTGTCTCTGCGATATATGACACACGGATATAAaacctccttttttttttttttttttttttttttttttttttttttttttttttgactaACTGGTTCCTTACTTCAAAGACGAATATCTTAGAGATATATGGAGCACAATAATTCACACATCTCGGAAAATCCCTCGAGAAAAGCCGCACACGCCCCCGGATGTCCCGACAGCTCTCCAGATTCGTCTCGCTGCCCTTCTCCTGACGCTCAAACGCCAGCCGGACCCGGCGCCGATGCCTACAACTCATCTGCAATCGCCTGTTAATGCTCGTCGGGATCTGTCCTGGAGACAGCTGCCGCTGTTCGAAGAGACGGTTTATGAGGCGCTGAAGGATGAGCCCGGGCGACGGGCAAAGTTTACCAAGATCGAGACCGAAGGGTGGGTGAATTTCATGGCGTTTTTGGCGCTAATCACGAAAGAGCGAATCGTGGGGCTAGAAGATATCGGGGTTGTAGTCCTTCGGGAAGCATTGGAGGAGAGACACGATTCTCTTCCTTCGACGGACGGGGCGGATGATAGCAAGATCGATGAGGCAACGCGGTTGAATGTGTTTGTAGCTGCGGCGGCTATTTGGGCGGTTATTATGGGAGAGGAGCTGTGGGAGCGAATGGGGCAAGAGGATGAGTGTCCAGTGGGTTTGTCTCTGGGGCCTGCACCTAAGCAACTTATTGGAACAATTCCTAAGCGGCGTTGGGAAATGTGGATTGCTCGACTTCAATTCCTGAGCCTGCGTGAAGATCTTAAGATATGTACAAGAGAGTTGGCAGCGGAAGCCGCTGCTGTTATGATGCGGGTTCTATAACAACAATCAAGAAAAACAGGTGTAATGTATGATGTACCATGGCTCTATAATTGTGAGTAATGCagtaaatattaagaaaACTTCACTCCCTTGCTTGGATCCCAGGTCCCCTGTGCTCCGAATCGAATCCCCATCTCGGGTGACCACACACCGGGAGCCATTGAGGGTCTTGTGTTGGCTCGTGTTGGTTGGGGTGCTGTTAGTGGCTCATCCCTTGGTGGTTGGTGCTGGActggttgaggttgaggtggAAGCTGATTCGGTGGCTGAACTGGCTGGGCAGGCTGGACAGGCTGAGCGGGTTGGGTGGGTTGTTGGCTATACTGGCGTAGATGTGGTTGAGAGAGATTGAGCGAGGCCATCGCCGCAACGCTGGTGATGTCCCTACTGAAGTCAGCGCCTTGAAATCAGTTACTGGGCTTTCGAACTACTCACCCTTCTATTTGGCTTGCCTCCATCCTCCGCTGATGTACAAATGCTTTGCAGTCATCCCGGAATCGACCGACGATCTTGGCCAAATCATTGTAGAATTTCCGTCCCACCTCGATGTTCGAGATGATTTCCTTGTATTTCAGATAACCATTTTCCAGCTCTTGCAAAGCCTTCTCCCGCTCCTTGGTTGAAGCATCGCCAGTGTGCGCCCGAGTAAATGCACGGTTAGCCTCCCGCACCTGCGCAGAAATCTGGTCTTGCTCGTGTTGCTCCTGGGTCACCATCTCCAGATCTGTATCGTACAGATGCAGCTGCTCCTCGAACAAATCTTCGAACTGGCTTGCCTGGATCGCCTGCATGGGGAACTCCCGCTCCAAGCGGGCGGCTTCCTTGAGAAGGGCTTTGCCTGAGAGTTGTTAGTGTTGGTCTTCGAACCCAGCCTTGTAACTTACTGATGTCATCCGTTCTGGCTTTGTCCTTCAAAGCCTGCGCTCGGCGTTTCCGTCGGTTCTCCAGCCGACTTACTTCGCTCAAGCAGCCCCGTAGCCGAATAGATTCCCGTTCGACCTCTGGCGGAATTGCCGCTCTCCGGCTGCTAGGGACGTACATCTCCAAATCCCGGTTAGTACCGGTCAAAACTCGGAAGACTGCCTCCGAGTCTCTCAGCTTCTGCTCTACCAGATTATCGCTACTCTGAGCGGAGGAAAAGTAGCCGTCTATCTCTCGAGCAGTAGTGTACAGCTTCGACGCTGCTGCTTCGGAGGGCTCTCTGGCCCACCTGTCAGTTCCGTATTTGCGGCGCGAAGAGTCATcctctgccttttctgcGGCGAGTAGTTCAACACCCTCATTGTATGCAGCTTTGTCATTGGCCTTCACCCTGGCGGTATCCTCGAGTGATCTCCGCAACCGGTTCAACCCATCTTGCTGGCGCATTTCTTCCGCATGGGAGACCAACGTAGGCGGTAATCCAAGAGGCTTTTCCAGAGCCTGCAAGGAGCCCGGAAGATTCAGAGATGATAATAAACTATACCAGTTAGTATCTTGCTCATCATAGCCTAGATTTTAATACTTACTCCCGTAATTTGTCCGTCATGGTCTCCAGCTCCCCGATAATTGTCTCGTTGACAAGCCGATCACGGCGGTCGGAGTAAATACTGGCAGCGATATGAACGGCATATGGCACCAGCTTTGAAAATAACGGCTGCCCTAAAGGTCCGTTGTCTCCCAACATGGAGATAGCATCAGTCACCTGAGATGGCGCCTTCGCTGCGACCATACATGCTCGatcgatgatcttcaattCTGACTTTGGAGGGACTGGATTGAGATAGATTACATCGTTGTCTTTCTCGGCGCGCTTTAAGTCCTCCGTCACACGGTTTTTTAATCCTTGCAAGTCCCCTAGCACAGTGCGATTGATCCAACGTGATTCCTTCAAGGCCTCGTTGACACAAACCTCGCTGTCTCGAAGACGAGCCACCTCTTCACCatactttctcttctccaaacAGTCCAAGGACTGGCGATACTGCGCAGCGGCAGCAAAATGATGATGCTTGGCCGTCATATGGTGAATCCATTCAGGACTAATGGCATTCGATTGAACCGCATAGTCACCTCCTTCTGCGTAAAAATCGGAGACCTTGGCCGCCAGCCGAGCAATGGAAGCATCTTTCAGCCCATCCTTGACGGCCTTCTGCCAGAAGCACTCTTGTCCCTGCgcgagaagaagctgttCCAGACTCTGTAGTGTCATATCATCCATATCCTCTGGGGGAGAGGCACGAAGATCAGGGAGGATATCCGCTCGGAGATGTGCTAAGACTCCAGCTGCCTGGCAGAGGTAGTTGCATGCCTGTTTGAGTCCATCTGGTGTTGTACGATTCACCGAGAAGGCTAATTGCGAGTATAGTGCTACCAGGTTAAAGAGGATATTGGCAAGTTCAAATCGAATATTGTTCTGCGAGACTTGTATTCGTTAGCAACAATGCTAGTGACCGAATTACTCTTAACATACTCGGTCTTGAGGTATTGAAACCAAACGCAGGGTACCATGGAAACTCGACTCCAATCTGTAGACTCCCGCGTTAATAACGGCTTTGTGGTCAGTTCCCCCACCGCTATGCTACGGTTACTCACATCGACCGGAAACTTTCCACCAAGCCATTTCAACTGCGCGGCATATGTTACCAACCGACTGATCCCACTAACATGTGGCTCCTGGACATGAATCGCTTCGTTACGCAGGCGATCTATGATCAATAGATCATCTGCGAACATATCTGGACGCTGGTCATACTTGGTCGAAATATACTGAGTGATCGCATCTGACAAGGAAACGGTGTGAGAGCGTCGAAAGGGGATCTGAAGGATATTTCTGAACAATAAATTAGCCTAGACAATCAAGATGAAACAGCATATCCTTAGAGACAGCACATACGATGTCATGCTGGGCAACGGTCAAGAGCGCAATGAAGGAGGGATCGTCGCCGGGCAACttttgttgatgttgtttgaAAACCCAACCCCACCGGACAACGGATGACGTTGTGTGTTGGCCTGAGGCACCACATAACTTGATATTGTATTTCTATAGATTCACTCCGCACAATAATTTGTGGCTACACGACTTAGTCTAATTAAATAACAGTCAAGTTATTCATTCTGTATTTGCGTGGAGCCTCAGGCTCATGCACATATGTACTCGataaaatataaatcatAAAAGCATACTCCGGCAGTCCCCAAGGCCAATGGCCATCTGCGCATCGGCTAATGTCCCAGAAATCGTATCAATCCAATTGATTGATCTTCATCTTTATGTATTCGAAGATACTGAGCAAGATCATATTGTTTACCCCAGTACGGATGAGAATAATCGAAAGTCCTTTATACATACTGGACTTGGCAACCGCAGCCGACGCCTCCCCGACTTCGCTGGATTTTCCGAGCAACACGCTCTGGGCACGGGTCTTTCGAGTATCAAGTGGATAGGTCTATGACGGTTAGTAACCCGCAAAAAGGCATCATTGTTGCGGCACTTACACAAAACCACGGGACAGTGCTGCAAATCGCCCCGGCAATCATGGGGCCGCCGAACGGGGATTTGTCTGGGCCAAGCTCTTTCGATGCGACTTGCTTTACCGTTTCGTAGACACTAAAGTATAAGCCAGACCCTAGAGTATCACGCAGAGCGTGCAGATGAAAGCCGGTGTACAGGCCACGGATTCCGTAACGTTGGACGATCTGCCGAATGGCCTCGATGGTGCCGAGACGGGGCTTGTTACGCAATGAGGGGTCATTGACCGCGTCTGGCGAGGCCTGGGCACGGTTTGACACCAAGACCGAGGTCTGAACGACATTCTTAGCAAGCTCAAAGGGGCCTTTACTCAAGTCAGTGGCTGAAGCTCAGGTAAACAGATGCAATTATTCAGTCGTACATGCAAGCGGGGAAGTGATGAGCCCAGCAATTAGTCCAGCAGTGGTGAACGTCACAAAGGTAGAGACGGTAGGCGTGCTGCCCGGTTGATTGTACATAACCAGAGGAGACTCGCCAGTCATTCTCTCGAAGAAATCTGAGATACGATGTTTGGCAGCGTTATATGTAGAGAAGTTTACAACCCGAACAGCTGTAACACTCGCTAAAGGTGGCAGAGCCCCTGAATGCAGACACGTCAATTGTCGACCATTGCTCATTCCAAGTTCTGCGATGACTTACCGGCAACGTAGCCACGGGGTCCTTCAGTCCGCCACAAGTAGCGGACACACTGAAACACATTTTTAAAGTTGTGGCTAGTGAAGTCAGCACAGGTTTTCCTATTGGGTTTGTTAAGCACTTACGTCTGCATGCGAGTTTTCACATTTTCGAGAGGAGTCTAGGGGCAGCCAATTAGCTTATTTTCTATTCAAACATCCGCTCTAGCCTGAGGCGTACCACAGCAAGAGTCGCGCAGATCGTAGAAGTCGCCGAGGCCACCTGGGTCTTGTAGTTCTTGAGAAATTTGTTACGAGTTGCTTCATCCATAATCCAGGTACTACCAGCCGGCATCATGGCAGGTGAAGGTTGTGAGGGGGACGGAGAAAAGGGCGCATGTTCAGAGTGTTCGTCAAGAGTCATCCCTGGAGGTATCCCATTTGGGGCGAAATGGGAGAGGCCCTGCTTGATTGTAGCTCGTATGTTCAATTCGGTTCAATGTTGTGAAGCAGGCTGGGGAACCCTATGGAACGCAAAGCGGTCTCTCAACGTGCGAGCAGACCGTTCGGCGTCCCACAATTGTCCATGAAGCAGGGGCCTAGACCACCCTTTGTTTCCGAGATTCGATCTGTAGAGAGAGGGTGCGGATACTTCGCGGGGAGGGGGATCGATATCGTTTGTTATATCAGTGAAGGAGAGACGATAGCGGAGGCCAGTAGTAGGGCCGTAGCGACAATGTCGGCGTCTTTCGTGTCTGCGCA
This window harbors:
- a CDS encoding alpha/beta hydrolase → MMNAIRSPTSSIPDHAIDIHCLMTSDTHGSQSGAMFSIGTHSLFLSIGGVARRTGEPLVIFLAGAGDVASSYVTVERLVGTFAPVVLYDRSGLGRSQDGPMKPTATTAATELHQLLHSADLTPPLLLVAHSYGGIVAREYLHLYPEEVAGMVLADASTERQAELLDDPDLDINAVLGDLKFSQVTGLRDSAQLSRDEWRARAADIARGLPTSQAESAAAIEVCKTLGSKEQYRNQALGVRPLSVIRCRGSQDYQRIYEKGVEAGNGTEAQRAAFRRLLARWDQYDQRAQAEQLRLSSNSRLTYLPDCGHHVHLIRPDVVAFEIRWVRDQILEKSNLPWRSDYRPDGDSKISS
- a CDS encoding carboxylesterase family protein, which codes for MIIDLSISALTFFLVTYLHISTASSLPVVDLGYELHQAFSLNETTKLYNFSNIRYAAPPLGNLRFRAPLPPKVNRTKVQTGTVGRICPQATPIWSRYIMPQFLTSYFTNATFSASLDVSSYPVPLIQDPRISEDCLFLDVVVPQKVFDRAQGETPVPKESLAPVIVYFYGGGYVLGDKGGVDPSGLIQRSQQQGKDGVIYVALNYRLGAFGWLAGHTVSRKGTPNAALHDQRLGLTWVAQNIHLFGGDADRVTVMGVSAGSGSILHQLTAYKGLQGPSLFQQAILQSPSWEPNYDTDKQERTFRQYLKLLNVSTIEEARQLPSEKLIAANTHQVSSSPYGTFTYGPVVDGVFVAGLPGKLLLRGEFDHSVRILNGHTLNEALMYTPPSSFQERGLLALMDEHFFDLSEDMKETIVNVLYPPILDGKYGYLGWVERVSSALSDICFQCNSYHLNHAYSNSTYTYVFSIPPAMHWMDHPYSFYIKGGKPLVENPLFQVTNETVAFILQDYVTSFVQTGKPTSSLAPALEICGPESRVVSIGSNNITRMRDPACNARCVYWQTAFAYSRDDL
- a CDS encoding protein-tyrosine phosphatase-like protein, yielding MESNKIPNYNPQEHLTTDIRTEIPAETVTTITSQAPFVTIPGLFNIRDLSSGNLRPGYAYRSGVLANISDEGKTSLRNLGISTIFDLRRPDERTKSPSPVIEGVETVWEPYIREPGPINPLDFKEEDQGVSGFLSMFMCIMEISTPIFRKVFLHIRDCPQRPFLFHCSAGKDRTGVLAALILLLADTPSDAIVHDFALSRVGIEPARKMLMAAFPTLSGAVTPENAGWLELMSARAPAMVAFLETVEQSFGGVMGYLTGVLGFSDEDVEIMRANLKGNLELTNVLLPVGV
- a CDS encoding uncharacterized protein (of unknown function-domain containing protein), encoding MNTLDTLATDHGWVHGAVTKPFTAIVTLYMGQQLALELAVQEIVSVINEVYYGGDSDLDEYLRDIWSTIIHTSRKIPREKPHTPPDVPTALQIRLAALLLTLKRQPDPAPMPTTHLQSPVNARRDLSWRQLPLFEETVYEALKDEPGRRAKFTKIETEGWVNFMAFLALITKERIVGLEDIGVVVLREALEERHDSLPSTDGADDSKIDEATRLNVFVAAAAIWAVIMGEELWERMGQEDECPVGLSLGPAPKQLIGTIPKRRWEMWIARLQFLSLREDLKICTRELAAEAAAVMMRVL
- a CDS encoding putative pH signal transduction protein pala, whose translation is MTSNILQIPFRRSHTVSLSDAITQYISTKYDQRPDMFADDLLIIDRLRNEAIHVQEPHVSGISRLVTYAAQLKWLGGKFPVDIGVEFPWYPAFGFNTSRPISQNNIRFELANILFNLVALYSQLAFSVNRTTPDGLKQACNYLCQAAGVLAHLRADILPDLRASPPEDMDDMTLQSLEQLLLAQGQECFWQKAVKDGLKDASIARLAAKVSDFYAEGGDYAVQSNAISPEWIHHMTAKHHHFAAAAQYRQSLDCLEKRKYGEEVARLRDSEVCVNEALKESRWINRTVLGDLQGLKNRVTEDLKRAEKDNDVIYLNPVPPKSELKIIDRACMVAAKAPSQVTDAISMLGDNGPLGQPLFSKLVPYAVHIAASIYSDRRDRLVNETIIGELETMTDKLRDLLSSLNLPGSLQALEKPLGLPPTLVSHAEEMRQQDGLNRLRRSLEDTARVKANDKAAYNEGVELLAAEKAEDDSSRRKYGTDRWAREPSEAAASKLYTTAREIDGYFSSAQSSDNLVEQKLRDSEAVFRVLTGTNRDLEMYVPSSRRAAIPPEVERESIRLRGCLSEVSRLENRRKRRAQALKDKARTDDISKALLKEAARLEREFPMQAIQASQFEDLFEEQLHLYDTDLEMVTQEQHEQDQISAQVREANRAFTRAHTGDASTKEREKALQELENGYLKYKEIISNIEVGRKFYNDLAKIVGRFRDDCKAFVHQRRMEASQIEGQQPTQPAQPVQPAQPVQPPNQLPPQPQPVQHQPPRDEPLTAPQPTRANTRPSMAPGVWSPEMGIRFGAQGTWDPSKGVKFS
- a CDS encoding mitochondrial carrier domain-containing protein; this translates as MTLDEHSEHAPFSPSPSQPSPAMMPAGSTWIMDEATRNKFLKNYKTQVASATSTICATLAVTPLENVKTRMQTHNFKNVFQCVRYLWRTEGPRGYVAGALPPLASVTAVRVVNFSTYNAAKHRISDFFERMTGESPLVMYNQPGSTPTVSTFVTFTTAGLIAGLITSPLACPFELAKNVVQTSVLVSNRAQASPDAVNDPSLRNKPRLGTIEAIRQIVQRYGIRGLYTGFHLHALRDTLGSGLYFSVYETVKQVASKELGPDKSPFGGPMIAGAICSTVPWFCTYPLDTRKTRAQSVLLGKSSEVGEASAAVAKSSMYKGLSIILIRTGVNNMILLSIFEYIKMKINQLD